The following coding sequences lie in one Musa acuminata AAA Group cultivar baxijiao chromosome BXJ3-1, Cavendish_Baxijiao_AAA, whole genome shotgun sequence genomic window:
- the LOC135629716 gene encoding MLO-like protein 11 isoform X2, with translation MLLGFISLLLTATSRTISNICIDSKFYNSNFSPCTRDEVEDVVNTENSPPQHHKQLMGIVHHLSFKRTLTELSRKTCSEGHEPFVSYEGLEQLHRFIFVMAITHVSYSCLTMLLAIVKIHTWRDWEEEARRDHYDCYGAEITRALQIRRQSSFMKIHSSNSWTRNKFVIWVTCFFRQFGRSVVRADYLTLRRGFMLNHHLISTYDFHSYMIRSMEEEFKRIVGVSAPLWGFVVAFMLFNINGSNLYFWIAIIPVTLVLLVGAKLQHVIATLALESAGLSEFDGRLKPRDDLFWFKKPELLLSLIHFILFQNAFELASFFWFWWQFGYDSCFIKNHLLVYCRLILGFAGQFLCSYSTLPLYALVTQMGSNYKAALLPQRIRDTIHGWGKAARKRRKHRRGMDESTIHTETSTVCSIEEDEQELLEDPSDHSYIQIELQPSSTITTTNTDSDHPTVRNGGSTYINDDVALLHSLSVPSSPALSGRGNGISRCASMPNWRGSRDA, from the exons atgttacttggatttataTCGCTGCTCCTGACGGCCACCTCAAGAACTATTTCAAATATTTGTATCGATTCAAAGTTCTATAATAGTAACTTCTCTCCATGTACCAGAGATGAGGTTGAGGATGTGGTGAACACCGAGAATAGCCCACCTCAACATCACAAACAGCTTATGGGCATTGTTCATCATCTCTCCTTTAAGAGGACTTTGACTGAGCTCAGCCGGAAGACCTGTTCAGAG GGTCATGAACCATTTGTTTCCTATGAAGGCCTGGAACAGCTACACAGGTTTATATTTGTGATGGCAATAACCCATGTGTCCTACAGCTGCTTAACAATGTTGCTTGCTATTGTAAAG ATACATACTTGGAGAGATTGGGAAGAAGAAGCTCGTAGAGATCACTATGATTGTTATGGTG CGGAAATCACAAGAGCATTGCAAATTAGAAGGCAGTCAAGCTTTATGAAAATCCATTCATCAAATTCGTGGACCAGAAACAAATTTGTTATTTGGGTG ACCTGTTTCTTTCGCCAGTTTGGAAGATCGGTTGTACGAGCTGATTATCTTACCCTCCGTCGGGGATTTATGCTG AACCACCATCTGATATCAACATATGATTTTCATAGCTACATGATACGCTCGATGGAAGAAGAATTTAAAAGGATTGTTGGTGTAAG TGCACCATTGTGGGGTTTTGTTGTTGCATTtatgttgttcaacataaatg GATCTAATCTTTATTTCTGGATAGCCATTATTCCTGTCACA CTTGTGCTCCTGGTGGGTGCGAAGTTGCAGCATGTTATTGCAACTTTGGCACTCGAAAGCGCCGGCTTAAGTGAATTTGATGGTAGATTAAAACCTCGAGATGATCTATTCTGGTTTAAGAAACCAGAGCTCTTATTATCATTGATTCATTTCATTCTTTTCCAG AATGCGTTTGAGCTCGCTTCTTTCTTCTGGTTCTGG TGGCAGTTTGGCTACGATTCATGCTTTATTAAAAACCATTTGCTGGTATACTGCCGCCTTATCTTAGG GTTTGCCGGTCAGTTCCTCTGCAGTTACAGTACGTTGCCGTTGTATGCTCTGGTTACGCAG ATGGGATCAAACTACAAAGCTGCACTTCTTCCGCAAAGAATCAGAGACACGATCCATGGATGGGGAAAGGCAGCAAGGAAGAGGAGAAAGCACCGACGTGGTATGGATGAGTCGACAATCCACACGGAGACGAGTACCGTGTGCTCCATCGAAGAGGATGAGCAGGAGTTACTCGAGGATCCCTCCGACCATTCATATATCCAGATCGAGTTGCAGCCCTCTTCGACCATCACTACTACCAATACTGATAGCGACCATCCCACAGTTCGTAATGGGGGTTCCACCTACATCAACGACGATGTAGCTCTCCTTCATTCGTTATCGGTACCTTCTTCCCCTGCCCTCTCGGGGCGAGGAAATGGAATATCAAGGTGTGCTTCCATGCCAAATTGGAGAGGATCAAGAGATGCATGA
- the LOC135629716 gene encoding MLO-like protein 14 isoform X1 → MSTELPESRSLALTPTWSVAAVLTIFVAVSLLVERSIHRLSSWLKKTHRNPLFEALEKMKEELMLLGFISLLLTATSRTISNICIDSKFYNSNFSPCTRDEVEDVVNTENSPPQHHKQLMGIVHHLSFKRTLTELSRKTCSEGHEPFVSYEGLEQLHRFIFVMAITHVSYSCLTMLLAIVKIHTWRDWEEEARRDHYDCYGAEITRALQIRRQSSFMKIHSSNSWTRNKFVIWVTCFFRQFGRSVVRADYLTLRRGFMLNHHLISTYDFHSYMIRSMEEEFKRIVGVSAPLWGFVVAFMLFNINGSNLYFWIAIIPVTLVLLVGAKLQHVIATLALESAGLSEFDGRLKPRDDLFWFKKPELLLSLIHFILFQNAFELASFFWFWWQFGYDSCFIKNHLLVYCRLILGFAGQFLCSYSTLPLYALVTQMGSNYKAALLPQRIRDTIHGWGKAARKRRKHRRGMDESTIHTETSTVCSIEEDEQELLEDPSDHSYIQIELQPSSTITTTNTDSDHPTVRNGGSTYINDDVALLHSLSVPSSPALSGRGNGISRCASMPNWRGSRDA, encoded by the exons ATGTCGACCGAGTTGCCGGAGTCGCGGTCATTGGCACTGACGCCTACCTGGTCGGTGGCCGCTGTGTTGACGATCTTTGTGGCTGTTTCTTTGCTGGTGGAGCGATCCATCCACCGTCTGAGTTCT TGGTTGAAGAAAACCCATCGGAACCCACTTTTTGAAGCACTAGAGAAAATGAAGGAAG AactaatgttacttggatttataTCGCTGCTCCTGACGGCCACCTCAAGAACTATTTCAAATATTTGTATCGATTCAAAGTTCTATAATAGTAACTTCTCTCCATGTACCAGAGATGAGGTTGAGGATGTGGTGAACACCGAGAATAGCCCACCTCAACATCACAAACAGCTTATGGGCATTGTTCATCATCTCTCCTTTAAGAGGACTTTGACTGAGCTCAGCCGGAAGACCTGTTCAGAG GGTCATGAACCATTTGTTTCCTATGAAGGCCTGGAACAGCTACACAGGTTTATATTTGTGATGGCAATAACCCATGTGTCCTACAGCTGCTTAACAATGTTGCTTGCTATTGTAAAG ATACATACTTGGAGAGATTGGGAAGAAGAAGCTCGTAGAGATCACTATGATTGTTATGGTG CGGAAATCACAAGAGCATTGCAAATTAGAAGGCAGTCAAGCTTTATGAAAATCCATTCATCAAATTCGTGGACCAGAAACAAATTTGTTATTTGGGTG ACCTGTTTCTTTCGCCAGTTTGGAAGATCGGTTGTACGAGCTGATTATCTTACCCTCCGTCGGGGATTTATGCTG AACCACCATCTGATATCAACATATGATTTTCATAGCTACATGATACGCTCGATGGAAGAAGAATTTAAAAGGATTGTTGGTGTAAG TGCACCATTGTGGGGTTTTGTTGTTGCATTtatgttgttcaacataaatg GATCTAATCTTTATTTCTGGATAGCCATTATTCCTGTCACA CTTGTGCTCCTGGTGGGTGCGAAGTTGCAGCATGTTATTGCAACTTTGGCACTCGAAAGCGCCGGCTTAAGTGAATTTGATGGTAGATTAAAACCTCGAGATGATCTATTCTGGTTTAAGAAACCAGAGCTCTTATTATCATTGATTCATTTCATTCTTTTCCAG AATGCGTTTGAGCTCGCTTCTTTCTTCTGGTTCTGG TGGCAGTTTGGCTACGATTCATGCTTTATTAAAAACCATTTGCTGGTATACTGCCGCCTTATCTTAGG GTTTGCCGGTCAGTTCCTCTGCAGTTACAGTACGTTGCCGTTGTATGCTCTGGTTACGCAG ATGGGATCAAACTACAAAGCTGCACTTCTTCCGCAAAGAATCAGAGACACGATCCATGGATGGGGAAAGGCAGCAAGGAAGAGGAGAAAGCACCGACGTGGTATGGATGAGTCGACAATCCACACGGAGACGAGTACCGTGTGCTCCATCGAAGAGGATGAGCAGGAGTTACTCGAGGATCCCTCCGACCATTCATATATCCAGATCGAGTTGCAGCCCTCTTCGACCATCACTACTACCAATACTGATAGCGACCATCCCACAGTTCGTAATGGGGGTTCCACCTACATCAACGACGATGTAGCTCTCCTTCATTCGTTATCGGTACCTTCTTCCCCTGCCCTCTCGGGGCGAGGAAATGGAATATCAAGGTGTGCTTCCATGCCAAATTGGAGAGGATCAAGAGATGCATGA